A portion of the Lolium rigidum isolate FL_2022 chromosome 1, APGP_CSIRO_Lrig_0.1, whole genome shotgun sequence genome contains these proteins:
- the LOC124661510 gene encoding long chain base biosynthesis protein 1a-like: MEEDLSTGMTWKPLTKGDIVVADEGVHWAVQNGLDLSRSTVVYFKHNDMASLASTLEKLTRGNTHADKTRCYIVVESIYQAYMNSGQIAPLDEIIKLKEKYRFRVMLEKSHSFGVLGKCGRGLAEHYTVQIDKIDIITAGMGNALATDGGFCTGSARVVDHQRLSSSGYVFSNSLAPYLATAAVSVVNYLEENSSVLSILRSNVALLQKGLSVTPGLQICSHLLSPMVFLKLKKSTGSLAPDLDLLETIAEQALKEDTVFIVASKRSSLDRCKLPVGIRLFVSAGHMESDISKVCSSLNRISSSVLN, encoded by the exons ATGGAAGAGGACCTGAGTACGGGCATGACGTGGAAG CCCCTTACGAAAGGAGATATCGTAGTGGC TGATGAGGGCGTTCACTGGGCAGTGCAAAATGGTCTCGATCTATCAAGAAGTACTGTTGTTTATTTCAAGCATAATGATATGGCTTCACTCGCTAGCACTTTGGAAAAACTTACTCGTGGAAACACACATGCTGATAAGACTAGATGCTACATTGTTGTGGAATCTATTTACCAGGCGT ACATGAATTCTGGTCAGATTGCCCCACTGGATGAGATAATCAAATTGAAGGAGAAATATCGGTTCCGTGTTATGCTGGAGAAGAGTCATTCGTTTGGTGTGCTTGGCAAGTGTGGCCGAGGCCTTGCTGAACATTAT ACTGTGCAGATTGACAAAATTGATATTATCACAGCCGGAATGGGAAATGCATTAGCAACTGATGGTGGTTTCTGTACAGGAAGTGCTAGAGTTGTTGATCATCAG CGTCTAAGCAGCTCTGGCTACGTGTTCTCTAATTCTCTAGCACCTTATCTTGCCACTGCTGCTGTGTCTGTTGTAAACTACCTGGAGGAAAATTCTTCAGTTCTCAGTATCCTGAGGAGCAATGTTGCTCTTCTGCAGAAAG GACTGTCAGTTACGCCAGGGCTTCAAATTTGTAGCCATCTTCTGTCACCCATGGTCTTCCTTAAGCTCAAGAAATCGACAGGTTCCCTAGCCCCTGACCTTGATCTTCTTGAAACCATTGCCGAACAG GCTTTGAAGGAAGACACAGTTTTCATTGTGGCATCCAAGAGGTCAAGTTTGGACAGGTGCAAGCTTCCGGTTGGGATTCGCCTGTTCGTATCCGCTGGTCACATGGAATCAGACATCTCCAAAGTATGTTCATCCCTGAACAGAATTTCCTCGTCGGTCCTCAATTGA
- the LOC124661500 gene encoding probable non-specific lipid-transfer protein 2 has protein sequence MGNSKAVAFILALALCGLLAAEVAAAACDASALTPCMGAIMLGGAVTPGCCVRMRAQQGCLCQYARNPSYSGYVNSPRAQSVVKACGVPRPKC, from the coding sequence ATGGGCAACAGCAAGGCCGTGGCCTTCATCCTCGCGCTCGCCCTGTGCGGGCTGCTCGccgcggaggtggcggcggcggcgtgcgacGCGAGCGCACTGACGCCGTGCATGGGCGCCATCATGCTGGGCGGCGCGGTGACGCCGGGGTGCTGCGTGCGGATGCGCGCCCAGCAGGGGTGCCTGTGCCAGTACGCGCGCAACCCCTCCTACAGCGGCTACGTCAACAGCCCCAGAGCGCAGAGCGTCGTCAAGGCCTGCGGCGTCCCCAGGCCCAAGTGCTGA